In one Niveibacterium umoris genomic region, the following are encoded:
- a CDS encoding 5-formyltetrahydrofolate cyclo-ligase: MSPPSTVPETPPDKALRGAMRRRAIAAREALDVAQRSRMTAALVEHLAPLLDRLSPRVLGFCWPYRGEPDLTGFVADWLGAAPGRVAALPVVLAPDQPLAFSAWTPGETLQPDAFGIPVPAEFRRCDPDLVLVPVNAFDGAGYRLGYGGGFFDRTLAAREPAPRSIGVGFELGRVESILPAPHDRPLDWIVTETGTCGPFRGENAF, translated from the coding sequence TTGTCGCCCCCCTCCACCGTGCCGGAAACCCCGCCAGACAAGGCATTGCGCGGTGCCATGCGGCGCCGCGCGATCGCCGCGCGGGAAGCCCTGGACGTCGCGCAGCGCTCACGGATGACCGCCGCGCTGGTCGAACACCTCGCCCCCTTGCTCGATCGCCTGTCGCCGCGTGTCCTCGGTTTCTGCTGGCCTTACCGCGGCGAGCCTGATCTCACAGGCTTTGTCGCTGACTGGCTCGGCGCTGCGCCGGGCCGCGTCGCAGCGCTGCCGGTGGTGCTCGCGCCAGACCAGCCACTGGCCTTTTCCGCATGGACGCCGGGCGAAACGTTGCAGCCCGATGCTTTCGGCATCCCGGTGCCGGCAGAGTTCCGCCGCTGTGATCCAGATCTGGTGCTGGTGCCGGTCAACGCCTTTGACGGCGCCGGTTACCGCCTCGGCTATGGCGGTGGTTTCTTCGACCGTACGCTGGCGGCTCGCGAGCCGGCGCCCCGTTCGATCGGGGTCGGATTTGAGCTCGGGCGGGTGGAGAGCATCCTGCCGGCGCCGCATGACCGTCCGCTCGACTGGATCGTCACCGAAACCGGTACGTGCGGCCCTTTTCGTGGTGAGAATGCCTTTTGA
- a CDS encoding lytic transglycosylase domain-containing protein, which translates to MKQYLCAVLAIGTISYSATAHAAGGDERFLAARDAARNGDLARINQLTAHRSGDPLDGYIDYWALSIRLARKDDVEADLARFIAREEGTLLAERARNDWIRAAVRAQRWDVVLRESAMLRQPDQEVTCWTLQARLAQRDPQALADATAIWDSNAEPGDACAPIISAVGATKDEDAHWLRARLLVDARRYGAARATLDDLPDAVAPPAAIAEALDNPLRWLTKNPKPVSRSQREVTVLALSRLAQSDYRAAAARVEALGTALSAGDRAWLSGVLGWQAARGYQPEALSWYRAAGSSPLSDESRAWQVRAALRAHAWGEVRRAIEAMQPAQRSQPEWTYWYGRALLETNRAAQGREELERIAGAPTFYGMLAGEELGRPFVAPKGAKPPSRAEVARVESDVSIRRALALLRLDGRLDGVREWNWAMRGADDRFLLAAAEVARREQLYDRAIYSADRTATEHDFGLRYLVPFYDKVEPASRRWGLDVYWVYGLMRQESRFVTVAKSSAGAQGLMQVMPGTASYVAKRIGMPYARGQVLDMDTNVTLGTAYLKMVLDRLDGHPALASAAYNAGPGRVPRWKAAEPLEGAVFAETIPIAETRDYVKKVLANTVAYAAVLTGQPQSLKQRLGTVQANGTPGIDSPELNEMPAADGAR; encoded by the coding sequence ATGAAACAGTATTTGTGCGCAGTGCTGGCGATAGGCACGATCAGCTACAGCGCAACGGCGCATGCCGCCGGCGGTGACGAACGCTTCCTCGCCGCACGCGACGCTGCCCGCAATGGCGATCTGGCACGCATCAACCAGCTCACCGCACACCGCAGCGGCGACCCGCTCGACGGCTATATCGACTACTGGGCGCTGTCGATCCGGCTTGCACGCAAGGACGACGTCGAAGCCGATCTTGCACGCTTCATCGCCCGGGAAGAAGGCACGTTGCTCGCCGAGCGCGCCCGCAACGACTGGATCCGCGCTGCCGTGCGCGCGCAACGCTGGGATGTGGTGCTACGCGAGAGCGCCATGCTGCGCCAACCGGATCAGGAGGTGACCTGCTGGACGCTGCAGGCGCGACTGGCGCAGCGCGACCCGCAGGCGCTCGCCGATGCGACTGCGATCTGGGACAGCAACGCCGAGCCGGGTGACGCCTGCGCCCCCATCATCAGCGCCGTCGGCGCCACAAAGGACGAGGACGCCCACTGGCTGCGCGCCCGCCTGCTGGTCGATGCCCGCCGCTACGGTGCGGCGCGCGCCACGCTCGACGACCTGCCCGATGCGGTCGCACCACCCGCCGCCATCGCCGAGGCGCTCGACAACCCGCTGCGCTGGCTCACGAAGAACCCGAAGCCGGTCAGCCGCAGCCAGCGCGAAGTCACCGTGCTGGCACTCTCGCGCCTCGCCCAGTCCGACTATCGTGCCGCCGCAGCGCGCGTAGAAGCGCTCGGCACCGCGCTCTCGGCGGGTGATCGCGCCTGGCTCTCGGGCGTGCTGGGCTGGCAGGCGGCGCGTGGCTACCAGCCGGAAGCCCTGTCGTGGTACCGCGCCGCAGGCAGCTCGCCGCTCTCGGACGAATCGCGCGCCTGGCAGGTCCGCGCCGCGCTGCGCGCGCACGCCTGGGGTGAAGTGCGCCGCGCGATCGAGGCAATGCAGCCGGCACAGCGCAGCCAGCCGGAATGGACTTACTGGTATGGCCGCGCGCTGCTCGAAACCAACCGCGCCGCGCAGGGGCGCGAGGAACTCGAACGCATCGCCGGCGCGCCGACCTTCTACGGCATGCTCGCCGGCGAAGAGCTCGGTCGCCCCTTCGTGGCGCCCAAAGGCGCCAAGCCGCCCAGCCGTGCGGAAGTCGCCAGGGTCGAATCGGATGTCTCGATCCGCCGCGCGCTGGCGCTGTTGCGGCTCGACGGCCGGCTCGACGGTGTGCGCGAGTGGAACTGGGCCATGCGCGGCGCCGATGATCGCTTCCTGCTCGCCGCCGCGGAGGTGGCGCGACGCGAGCAGTTGTACGACCGCGCCATCTACAGCGCCGATCGCACCGCCACCGAACACGACTTCGGGCTGCGCTACCTCGTCCCGTTCTACGACAAGGTGGAGCCGGCAAGCCGACGCTGGGGGCTCGATGTGTATTGGGTGTATGGCTTGATGCGGCAGGAAAGCCGCTTCGTGACCGTCGCCAAGTCATCCGCCGGCGCGCAGGGCCTGATGCAGGTGATGCCCGGCACCGCCAGCTACGTCGCCAAGCGCATCGGCATGCCCTATGCGCGCGGCCAGGTGCTGGACATGGATACCAACGTGACCCTCGGCACCGCCTACCTGAAGATGGTGCTCGACCGCCTCGACGGCCATCCGGCGCTCGCCTCGGCCGCCTACAACGCCGGCCCCGGCCGCGTGCCGCGCTGGAAAGCGGCCGAACCACTGGAAGGCGCGGTGTTCGCCGAAACAATCCCGATTGCTGAAACCCGCGACTATGTGAAGAAAGTGCTCGCCAACACGGTCGCCTACGCCGCCGTGCTGACCGGCCAGCCGCAGTCGCTCAAGCAACGCCTCGGCACCGTGCAGGCGAATGGCACGCCAGGCATCGACTCGCCCGAACTCAACGAAATGCCCGCCGCCGACGGCGCGCGCTGA
- a CDS encoding complex I NDUFA9 subunit family protein yields MKLQSVLLIGGTGFLGRHLANQLSARGIRVIVPTRRIERAQRLYLLPTAQVVQADIFADGVLERLCQGVDAVVNLVGVLHSRSGSPYGSDFARAHVELPRRLVAAATASGVRRLVHVSALGADVAGPSEYLRSKADGEAAIRAAGDTIEWTIFRPSVVFGPEDRFLNLFASLTGLFPVMPLGGANARFQPVFVGDVSRAILAALERDLGIGETHELAGPKVYTLAELVRYAAAESGHRVYVIGLHRLFAMMQAQVLAWLPGDLMSPDNVRSMDRDNVASGAPQPFGLAPTALEAVAPAWLGGKNLRRRFDQMRAASRDES; encoded by the coding sequence ATGAAACTGCAAAGCGTACTTCTGATCGGCGGCACCGGATTCCTCGGACGCCACCTCGCCAACCAGCTGTCAGCACGCGGAATACGCGTGATCGTCCCGACGCGCCGGATCGAACGTGCGCAGCGTCTGTACCTGCTGCCCACTGCTCAAGTGGTACAAGCCGACATCTTCGCCGACGGCGTGCTGGAACGGCTTTGTCAGGGTGTCGATGCAGTGGTGAATCTGGTTGGCGTGCTGCATTCGCGTAGCGGCTCACCCTACGGCAGCGATTTTGCGCGTGCCCACGTCGAGTTGCCGCGGCGTCTGGTGGCCGCGGCGACGGCGAGTGGCGTCAGGCGGCTGGTGCATGTCAGTGCGCTCGGCGCCGACGTCGCCGGCCCCTCCGAATACCTGCGTTCGAAGGCGGATGGCGAGGCCGCGATCCGCGCTGCGGGCGACACCATCGAATGGACCATCTTCCGACCCTCGGTGGTATTCGGTCCGGAAGACCGTTTCCTCAACCTCTTTGCCTCGCTCACCGGCCTCTTTCCGGTGATGCCACTGGGCGGAGCAAATGCGCGCTTCCAGCCGGTGTTCGTCGGCGATGTCAGCCGCGCGATCCTCGCCGCACTGGAACGCGACCTGGGCATCGGCGAGACCCACGAGCTTGCCGGCCCCAAGGTCTACACGCTGGCCGAACTGGTGCGTTACGCCGCTGCCGAAAGTGGCCATCGCGTTTATGTCATCGGGCTGCACCGTCTGTTCGCGATGATGCAGGCGCAGGTGCTCGCCTGGCTGCCGGGCGATCTGATGAGCCCCGACAACGTGCGTTCGATGGATCGCGACAACGTTGCGAGCGGCGCGCCGCAACCCTTCGGACTGGCACCGACGGCGCTCGAAGCGGTGGCGCCAGCCTGGCTGGGCGGCAAGAACCTGCGCCGACGCTTCGACCAGATGCGCGCGGCCTCCCGTGACGAATCCTGA
- a CDS encoding glutathione S-transferase family protein produces the protein MKLVIANKNYSSWSLRAWLALRAVGQPFEEVRVLLDQPDTPAQILAHSPSGRVPCLIDEDLTVWDSLAIIETLAERFPQLWPETVAERAHARAICAEMHSGFTALRSQMPMNIRRALPGRGRTPASEADIARIVAIWEDCRRRYGARGPYLFGAFSAADAMYAPVCFRFMSYAVTPSGAAGAYLANMLAHPAMREWQAGALAETEIVPADELPE, from the coding sequence ATGAAACTGGTCATCGCCAACAAGAACTACTCCTCCTGGTCGCTGCGTGCCTGGCTGGCGCTGCGCGCCGTCGGCCAGCCCTTCGAGGAAGTCCGGGTGCTGCTCGATCAGCCGGACACGCCGGCGCAGATCCTCGCCCACTCGCCATCGGGCCGGGTGCCCTGCCTGATCGACGAGGACCTCACCGTATGGGACTCGCTCGCGATCATCGAGACCCTGGCCGAACGCTTTCCGCAGTTATGGCCGGAAACGGTCGCCGAGCGCGCGCACGCACGGGCGATCTGCGCCGAGATGCATTCCGGCTTCACCGCATTGCGCAGCCAGATGCCGATGAACATCCGCCGCGCACTCCCTGGCCGCGGCCGCACGCCGGCCTCGGAAGCCGACATCGCGCGCATCGTCGCGATCTGGGAAGACTGCCGTCGGCGCTACGGCGCACGCGGCCCCTACCTGTTCGGTGCCTTCAGTGCCGCCGACGCGATGTACGCGCCGGTGTGTTTCCGCTTCATGAGTTACGCGGTGACGCCAAGCGGTGCGGCCGGCGCCTACCTTGCAAACATGCTGGCACACCCGGCGATGCGTGAGTGGCAGGCCGGCGCGCTGGCAGAGACCGAAATCGTTCCGGCCGACGAGCTGCCGGAGTGA
- the cca gene encoding multifunctional CCA tRNA nucleotidyl transferase/2'3'-cyclic phosphodiesterase/2'nucleotidase/phosphatase (catalyzes the addition and repair of the essential 3'-terminal CCA sequence in tRNAs without using a nucleic acid template; phosphohydrolase activities include hydrolysis of pyrophosphate, 5'-nucleoside tri- and diphosphates, NADP, and 2'-AMP with the production of Pi, metal-dependent phosphodiesterase activity for 2',3'-cAMP, 2',3'-cGMP, and 2',3'-cCMP, and hydrolysis 2',3'-cyclic substrates with the formation of 2'-nucleotides and 3'-nucleotides; these phosphohydrolase activities are probably involved in the repair of the tRNA 3'-CCA terminus degraded by intracellular RNases) produces MKSYVVGGAVRDALLGLPVVDRDWVVVGATPDEMIAKGYRAVGRDFPVFLHPHTQEEYALARTERKTAPGYHGFAFHAAPEVTLEEDLLRRDLTINAIARDADGSLIDPYGGQRDLAAKVLRHVSAAFAEDPVRILRLARFAARFPDFSVAPETMALMRDMVTSGEVDHLVAERVWQEIARGLLAAKPSRMLDVLAGCGAMTRIAPALAQTWAQHGGLIARRLDTAGELGLTGRFALLAAALDSVASLEALCIDLRVPTECRELAELLWGEQQVFEKTASLDAATLIALFDRCDAWRRPHRFADLLACAAHLVPGVALDRIQAGLSRARAVDAGAIARQCAEKNEIPRRVREARVEAVAKGLA; encoded by the coding sequence ATGAAAAGCTACGTCGTCGGCGGCGCCGTGCGCGACGCACTGCTCGGCCTGCCGGTCGTCGATCGCGACTGGGTGGTGGTCGGCGCGACGCCCGACGAGATGATCGCCAAGGGCTACCGCGCCGTCGGCCGCGATTTCCCGGTCTTCCTGCATCCGCACACGCAAGAGGAATACGCGCTTGCGCGCACCGAGCGCAAGACGGCGCCCGGCTACCACGGCTTCGCCTTCCACGCCGCACCGGAGGTGACGCTGGAAGAAGACCTGCTGCGCCGCGATCTGACGATCAACGCCATCGCGCGTGACGCCGACGGCAGCCTGATCGATCCCTACGGCGGCCAGCGCGACCTCGCCGCAAAGGTGCTGCGCCATGTCAGCGCCGCGTTTGCCGAAGACCCGGTGCGGATCTTGCGGCTGGCGCGCTTCGCCGCACGCTTTCCCGATTTCAGCGTCGCGCCGGAAACGATGGCCCTGATGCGCGACATGGTCACCAGCGGCGAGGTCGACCACCTGGTCGCCGAGCGCGTATGGCAAGAAATCGCGCGCGGCCTGCTCGCCGCAAAACCCTCGCGCATGCTTGATGTGCTCGCCGGGTGCGGCGCCATGACGCGTATCGCACCGGCCCTTGCTCAGACCTGGGCGCAACATGGCGGCCTGATCGCGCGCCGGCTCGACACGGCTGGCGAGCTGGGCCTCACCGGGCGCTTTGCCTTGCTCGCCGCAGCGCTCGACAGCGTCGCCTCGCTCGAAGCGCTGTGCATCGACCTGCGGGTGCCGACCGAATGCCGCGAGCTGGCCGAGCTGCTGTGGGGCGAACAGCAGGTTTTCGAGAAGACCGCGTCGCTCGACGCCGCCACGCTGATTGCGCTGTTTGATCGCTGCGACGCATGGCGCCGCCCACATCGCTTCGCCGACCTGCTCGCCTGCGCAGCCCACCTGGTACCCGGCGTTGCGCTCGATCGCATCCAGGCCGGATTGTCGCGGGCCCGCGCCGTCGACGCCGGCGCGATCGCGCGCCAGTGTGCCGAGAAGAACGAGATCCCGCGTCGTGTGCGGGAGGCGCGCGTCGAGGCCGTGGCCAAGGGCCTTGCCTAG
- a CDS encoding transglycosylase domain-containing protein — MLAVWVRLGLLALLLCSATARAELPTFEQVRAAYRPSDAVLLDRNGEPLADLRFDPKVRRFEWVPLAQFSPSLREALIAAEDHRFYEHEGVDWRAFIGSLWHNLLHDNKRGGSTLTMQLAGLLDPAIALPNVPGGRRTYAQKWDQGLAAQELEQRWTKAQILEAYLNLAPFRGDLQGVHAASAVMFGKPPSALDRPEALLITALLPSPNGRAERVAKRACARARKMGVGNLCPRVTALSSRLDAPRNRPRYTLAPHLAQRVLHAGGAHVTSTLDSAMQQAATTGLREAVQAAARHVSNAAVIVLDQGDASVRAWVGGIDANTADAVTNVRSQLPALWLPFAAANAIERRSATAASLFATAPVGDAPWKSLRTTLQQPDPGTLAALLTLAELPIERLRQVGVEMPRDSTAPPEANLLQVAQALRPLSSGGTWQAARWLSDGPVVAPRRIWRSDVSFIVADTLADPTQRGQAAELMLPDAGWQALWWMSDVSGERCIAYSAGERVAVAVLVSGEGSGAESPARLAARALREIVKRIGLPASRAPRTPSGLVQGVVAFEPPVEPARREWFLRGTEVGLSAPPANAYAPAHVILQPASGVTRITLRAGEALTLEARDPAGVGHWWAEGELLGEGSQILWAPPAGHYRIELRAADGTPLDQREFDLEYQDSADEK, encoded by the coding sequence GTGTTAGCCGTGTGGGTGCGCTTGGGCTTGCTCGCGCTGCTGCTTTGCAGCGCCACCGCACGGGCCGAATTGCCAACCTTTGAACAGGTCCGGGCCGCGTACCGGCCTTCCGATGCGGTGTTGCTCGACCGCAATGGCGAGCCGCTCGCCGATCTGCGTTTCGACCCCAAGGTGCGCCGTTTCGAATGGGTGCCGCTGGCGCAGTTCTCCCCATCCCTGCGCGAAGCGCTGATCGCGGCTGAAGACCACCGCTTCTACGAACACGAAGGCGTGGACTGGCGCGCCTTCATCGGCTCGCTGTGGCACAACCTGCTGCACGACAACAAGCGTGGCGGTTCGACGCTGACGATGCAGCTGGCGGGCCTGCTCGACCCCGCGATCGCGCTGCCAAACGTGCCCGGCGGACGCCGCACTTATGCGCAGAAGTGGGATCAGGGGCTGGCCGCGCAGGAACTCGAACAGCGCTGGACCAAGGCGCAAATACTCGAGGCCTACCTCAATCTGGCGCCGTTCCGCGGCGACTTGCAGGGGGTGCACGCCGCCAGCGCGGTGATGTTCGGCAAGCCACCCTCGGCACTCGACCGACCCGAGGCCCTGCTGATCACCGCCTTGCTACCGAGCCCCAACGGTCGCGCCGAGCGTGTCGCCAAGCGTGCCTGCGCGCGTGCGCGGAAGATGGGCGTCGGCAACCTGTGCCCGCGCGTCACCGCGCTCTCCAGCCGGCTCGATGCGCCACGTAACCGCCCGCGCTACACGCTCGCCCCGCATCTGGCGCAGCGCGTGCTGCATGCGGGCGGCGCGCATGTGACCTCGACACTCGACAGCGCGATGCAGCAAGCCGCGACCACGGGCCTGCGCGAGGCGGTGCAGGCAGCGGCGAGACATGTCAGCAACGCTGCGGTGATCGTGCTCGACCAGGGCGACGCGAGCGTACGCGCCTGGGTCGGCGGCATCGACGCGAACACCGCCGACGCCGTGACGAACGTACGCAGCCAGCTGCCAGCCCTGTGGCTGCCCTTTGCCGCAGCGAACGCCATCGAGCGCCGCAGCGCCACGGCGGCAAGCCTGTTCGCCACCGCGCCGGTGGGCGATGCGCCCTGGAAGAGCTTGCGCACAACGCTGCAGCAGCCGGACCCCGGCACCCTGGCGGCATTGCTCACGCTCGCCGAATTGCCGATCGAGCGCCTGCGACAGGTGGGCGTCGAAATGCCGCGCGACAGTACGGCGCCGCCCGAAGCGAACCTGCTGCAAGTGGCGCAGGCGCTGCGCCCGCTCAGCTCTGGCGGCACCTGGCAGGCCGCCCGCTGGCTGAGCGACGGCCCGGTGGTCGCGCCCCGGCGGATCTGGCGCAGTGACGTGAGTTTCATCGTCGCAGACACGCTTGCCGACCCGACCCAACGCGGCCAGGCGGCCGAGTTGATGCTGCCGGACGCCGGATGGCAGGCGCTCTGGTGGATGAGCGATGTGAGCGGAGAGCGCTGCATCGCGTATTCAGCCGGTGAGCGCGTCGCAGTGGCGGTGCTGGTCAGCGGTGAAGGCAGCGGCGCGGAGAGCCCCGCCCGGCTCGCAGCGCGCGCCTTGCGCGAGATCGTGAAGCGCATCGGTTTGCCGGCCTCGCGCGCGCCGCGCACACCGTCCGGCCTCGTCCAGGGTGTGGTGGCCTTCGAACCGCCCGTCGAACCCGCCCGCCGTGAGTGGTTCCTGCGCGGCACGGAAGTCGGTTTGTCCGCGCCGCCAGCCAATGCCTACGCGCCTGCGCACGTCATTCTTCAGCCGGCATCCGGGGTCACGCGCATCACCCTGCGAGCGGGCGAGGCCCTCACGCTGGAGGCCCGCGATCCCGCAGGCGTCGGCCACTGGTGGGCAGAGGGCGAGTTGCTCGGCGAAGGGTCGCAGATCCTGTGGGCACCCCCGGCCGGCCACTATCGCATCGAACTGCGCGCCGCAGACGGCACGCCACTTGACCAGCGGGAATTCGATCTCGAATACCAGGACAGCGCAGACGAAAAGTAG
- a CDS encoding cryptochrome/photolyase family protein produces MSAALVWFRRDLRDHDHAALYHALASHPRVYCAFVFDRDILDALPARRDRRVEFIHAGVVELDAALRAQGGSLIVRHASARDAIPRLAVELGVSAVYANHDYEPDALARDDAVRGALGAAGIALHTFKDQVVFEKAEILTGSGKPFAVFTPYRNAWRKALTAAHVDAYPLEAYRSHLAVPTSEERLPSLGELGFEATNLTALRMPCGMSGARTLWQDFKQRIADYQRTRDFPALKGVSYLSAHLRFGTISVRELARFALMQTSEGADTWLNELIWREFYQQILWHRPDVVSRSFKPEFDALRWEEGAEADAHFAAWCEARTGYPLVDAAMRQINQTGWMHNRLRMVVASFLTKDLGIHWLRGERYFAAQLLDYDLAANNGGWQWAASTGCDAQPWFRIFNPVTQSEKFDPGGRFIRRYLPELAAVPDRHIHAPWLMSPMEQAACGCRIGTDYPPPIVDHAAARAATLARFKSVRATPA; encoded by the coding sequence ATGTCCGCCGCCCTCGTCTGGTTCCGTCGCGATCTGCGCGACCATGATCACGCCGCGCTTTACCACGCCCTCGCATCGCATCCGCGCGTGTATTGCGCCTTCGTGTTCGATCGCGACATCCTCGATGCGCTGCCTGCGCGGCGCGACCGCCGCGTCGAGTTCATCCATGCCGGCGTCGTCGAGCTCGACGCGGCCCTGCGTGCACAGGGCGGCAGCCTGATCGTGCGCCATGCCAGCGCGCGCGATGCGATTCCGCGTCTCGCGGTGGAGCTGGGCGTCAGCGCGGTGTACGCCAACCATGACTATGAACCCGACGCGCTGGCCCGCGACGATGCCGTGCGTGGGGCACTCGGCGCCGCCGGCATCGCACTGCATACCTTCAAGGACCAGGTCGTCTTCGAGAAGGCGGAAATCCTGACCGGCAGCGGCAAACCGTTCGCGGTGTTCACGCCCTACCGCAATGCCTGGCGCAAGGCGCTGACCGCGGCCCACGTAGATGCCTACCCGCTCGAAGCGTATCGGTCGCACCTGGCGGTGCCCACCAGCGAAGAGCGCCTGCCCTCGCTGGGCGAACTCGGCTTTGAAGCGACCAATCTGACCGCGCTGCGCATGCCATGCGGCATGTCCGGCGCCCGCACGCTGTGGCAGGACTTCAAGCAACGCATCGCCGACTACCAGCGCACCCGCGATTTCCCCGCGCTCAAGGGTGTCTCTTACCTGTCGGCGCATCTGCGCTTCGGCACGATCAGCGTGCGCGAGCTCGCCCGATTCGCGCTGATGCAGACCAGCGAGGGGGCTGACACCTGGCTCAACGAGCTGATCTGGCGCGAGTTCTACCAGCAGATACTGTGGCACCGGCCGGACGTCGTTTCGCGCAGTTTCAAGCCGGAGTTCGACGCGCTGCGCTGGGAAGAAGGTGCGGAGGCCGATGCACACTTTGCCGCATGGTGCGAGGCACGCACCGGCTATCCGCTGGTGGACGCAGCGATGCGCCAGATCAACCAGACTGGCTGGATGCACAACCGCCTGCGCATGGTTGTCGCGAGCTTCCTGACCAAGGACCTCGGCATCCACTGGCTGCGCGGCGAGCGCTATTTCGCCGCGCAGCTGCTTGACTATGACCTCGCCGCCAACAACGGTGGCTGGCAATGGGCGGCATCGACCGGCTGCGATGCCCAGCCCTGGTTCCGCATCTTCAACCCGGTCACCCAGTCGGAAAAGTTCGACCCGGGCGGGCGCTTCATCCGGCGCTACTTGCCCGAACTCGCCGCCGTGCCGGATCGCCACATCCACGCGCCCTGGCTGATGAGCCCGATGGAGCAGGCGGCCTGCGGCTGCCGGATCGGCACCGACTATCCGCCCCCCATCGTGGACCATGCCGCAGCGCGCGCCGCGACCCTCGCGCGCTTCAAGTCGGTTCGCGCAACGCCCGCCTGA
- a CDS encoding TetR/AcrR family transcriptional regulator, with the protein MDRPTDTRAHILDTAEGLILGKGFSAVGLGPILAAAGVPKGSFYHWFPSKEAFGVALLERYFANYLEQLDQQFGATNGTGRARVLGYFAEWMDRHRDGGACAQQCLAVKLAAEVADLSEPMRRALETGTQRITARIAAALESARLDGSLPGGLEPASLAVTLYALWIGASVLAKAQHSAQPFEAAWHHTLHLLGADAL; encoded by the coding sequence ATGGACCGACCGACCGACACACGCGCGCATATTCTTGACACCGCAGAAGGCCTGATCCTGGGCAAGGGCTTCTCCGCGGTCGGGCTCGGCCCGATCCTGGCGGCCGCCGGCGTGCCAAAGGGCTCGTTCTATCACTGGTTCCCGTCGAAGGAAGCCTTCGGCGTGGCGCTACTTGAACGCTATTTCGCCAATTACCTCGAGCAACTCGATCAGCAGTTCGGTGCCACGAACGGCACCGGCCGCGCACGGGTGCTGGGCTACTTTGCCGAATGGATGGATCGCCATCGCGATGGCGGCGCCTGCGCGCAACAGTGCCTGGCGGTGAAACTCGCCGCCGAGGTGGCGGATCTGTCCGAGCCGATGCGCCGCGCACTGGAAACCGGCACCCAACGCATCACCGCCCGCATTGCGGCTGCGCTCGAGAGCGCAAGGCTCGATGGCTCACTGCCGGGCGGGCTGGAGCCCGCCTCGCTCGCGGTCACGCTCTACGCGCTATGGATCGGCGCCAGCGTGCTGGCCAAGGCGCAGCACAGTGCGCAGCCCTTCGAAGCTGCGTGGCACCACACCTTGCATCTGCTCGGCGCGGACGCCCTCTGA